A single region of the Chitinivibrionales bacterium genome encodes:
- a CDS encoding sigma 54-interacting transcriptional regulator: MTDRTYPCLIDIRTNVAHPLSGRIITIGSSASCQIVLKDKGQPDIAAHMMFQVGHYKLSSLSSDVKILVNGKPVSSDYLLKDGDEVNIGKAQFTYRESSANTGTMAPAMSSMPISDLVSAVVSLLRNKEEDVTSDLVVSVSRLIGCDAARLVIEDAEKGERKTIARYPVESGLDRFSNRAIDFAKNASQTVLVNDTDWKDTVDPKSSLERNLIASVLCAPLTDAGRVLGYLYLDRLQNGRPFTEEDRKFCDSLLPLFSELLANSEHRRRQAETIARLQASTFETSGGMIYESAVMAKTVALAAKLAATDSPILIYGETGTGKELMARFIHGRSPRSSKPFKAINCGAIPENLIESELFGHEKGSFTGATQRKIGLFEAATGGTVFLDEVAELPLGLQVKLLRVLQDSEIVRVGGTENIKTDVRIVAATNKKLEDETAAGRFRQDLFFRLNVLTIGLAPLRERGQDTVLLSEYFVKKYCQQFGLPVKTFLSSAQNALIAHHWPGNIRELENVVQKAILLSNDNRIAKEHIQITSSSLLKNASGLSSPVTLKDARSAAEKEIITQTLVRTKGNVSMASKLLDIDRKWLMKLMEELGVNADDYRG, encoded by the coding sequence CAAATTGTCCTCGCTTTCATCCGATGTCAAGATACTCGTAAACGGAAAACCTGTATCGAGTGATTACCTGCTGAAAGACGGGGACGAAGTAAACATTGGAAAAGCGCAATTTACCTATCGGGAGAGCTCGGCAAATACCGGTACCATGGCTCCCGCAATGTCGAGCATGCCCATCTCGGATTTAGTCTCGGCTGTTGTTTCTCTTCTAAGAAACAAGGAAGAAGACGTAACATCCGATCTCGTCGTGAGCGTATCACGCCTGATCGGCTGCGACGCGGCGCGCCTCGTGATCGAGGACGCGGAAAAAGGGGAGCGTAAAACCATCGCCCGGTATCCGGTGGAAAGCGGGCTCGACCGTTTCTCCAACCGCGCCATCGACTTCGCGAAAAACGCGTCGCAGACCGTGCTCGTCAACGATACGGACTGGAAAGATACCGTGGACCCGAAGAGCTCGCTCGAGCGGAACCTGATCGCGTCGGTGCTGTGCGCGCCCCTGACGGACGCGGGAAGGGTCTTGGGATATCTGTATCTTGACAGATTGCAAAACGGCCGCCCCTTTACCGAGGAGGACCGCAAGTTCTGCGACAGCCTGCTGCCGCTGTTTTCGGAACTGCTTGCCAACAGCGAGCACCGGCGCAGGCAGGCCGAGACCATTGCGCGGCTCCAGGCATCAACGTTTGAAACTTCGGGCGGCATGATCTACGAGAGCGCGGTGATGGCCAAGACCGTTGCGCTCGCCGCAAAGCTCGCCGCGACCGATTCGCCCATCCTCATTTACGGCGAGACCGGCACGGGCAAGGAGCTCATGGCGCGGTTCATCCACGGCCGCTCGCCGCGATCGAGCAAGCCGTTCAAGGCCATCAACTGCGGAGCCATCCCGGAAAACCTCATCGAGAGCGAGTTGTTCGGCCACGAAAAAGGTTCGTTTACCGGTGCGACCCAGCGCAAGATCGGCCTGTTCGAGGCGGCCACGGGTGGCACCGTGTTCCTCGACGAGGTGGCCGAGCTGCCGCTCGGGCTCCAGGTGAAGCTCCTGCGCGTTCTGCAGGACTCCGAAATCGTGCGCGTGGGCGGCACCGAAAACATCAAGACCGACGTGCGCATCGTGGCCGCCACCAACAAAAAGCTCGAGGACGAGACCGCGGCTGGCCGGTTTAGGCAGGACCTGTTTTTCCGGCTCAACGTGCTCACCATCGGCCTGGCGCCCCTGCGCGAGCGCGGCCAGGACACGGTGCTGCTCTCGGAATACTTTGTCAAGAAATACTGCCAGCAGTTCGGCCTTCCGGTCAAAACGTTTCTGTCGTCGGCGCAGAACGCCCTCATCGCGCACCACTGGCCGGGCAACATCCGCGAGCTCGAGAACGTGGTGCAGAAGGCCATCCTCTTGTCAAACGACAACCGCATCGCCAAGGAGCACATCCAGATCACCTCGTCGTCGCTCCTTAAAAACGCCTCAGGCCTGTCGTCGCCCGTAACCCTCAAGGACGCGCGCAGCGCCGCGGAAAAGGAGATTATTACCCAGACGTTAGTAAGGACAAAGGGGAATGTCTCCATGGCGTCGAAGCTGCTTGACATTGACCGGAAGTGGCTGATGAAATTAATGGAGGAGCTGGGGGTTAATGCGGATGATTACAGGGGTTGA